From the Diospyros lotus cultivar Yz01 chromosome 13, ASM1463336v1, whole genome shotgun sequence genome, one window contains:
- the LOC127788126 gene encoding uncharacterized protein LOC127788126 has protein sequence MTRSSKGDLIDLYPEIDRTLRRQARELRSQDRAVTNSVFPIVSDTVFEFQPKLINMAANENNGNENRNNGNNANRTIRELAAPDVHYQPLCIQYPQLEANFELKSGLIHLLPKFHALAGEDPHKHLKEFHVVCSTMRPPGVDEEQIKLRAFPFSLDRAAKDWLYYLPPAAITNWDGLRRIFLKKFFPASRTAAIRKDICGIRQIDGESLHEYWERFKKLYLVDAAYGGALVEKTPAAARDLISKMAQNAQQFGTRLNTPMKTVNEVGFAAPMDQRRIENRLEELTSTVRQLALDQNQPQITQNHAMESSLEDRFSTSHNRRFNASGQSNATPMKQQAQTLPKTEPSLNDIVQQLAANTLKFQQRTDTTIQNLETQIGQLATNINELRSQGSGQLPSQLISNQKGNVSAIMLRSGKEVNALEKAQEETGRKEESQPLSIQRAKQHINND, from the exons ATGACCAGATCATCTAAGGGTGACCTAATTGATTTATATCCAGAAATTGATAGAACCCTTAGGCGACAAGCAAGAGAACTTAGATCTCAAGATAGGGCAGTGACTAATAGTGTCTTTCCCATTGTTTCTGATACTGTGTTTGAGTTCCAACCTAAACTGATCAATATGGCCGCCAATGAAAACAATGGCAATGAGAATAGGAATAATGGGAATAATGCTAACAGAACTATTAGAGAATTAGCTGCccctgatgtgcattatcaaCCCTTGTGCATTCAGTATCCTCAATTGGAGGCAAACTTTGAACTGAAATCTGGATTGATACATTTGCTTCCCAAGTTTCATGCTCTTGCAGGTGAagatccacacaagcatctgaaGGAGTTTCATGTGGTATGCTCCACCATGAGGCCGCCAGGGGTTGATGAAGAACAAATAAAGCTAAGGgcattccctttctctcttgatAGAGCTGCCAAAGACTGGCTGTATTACTTGCCACCTGCTGCCATTACCAATTGGGATGGCCTGAGGAGAATATTTCTGAAGAAGTTCTTCCCTGCTTCTAGAACAGCAGCTATCCGGAAGGACATTTGTGGCATCCGACAAATAGATGGAGAAAGCttgcatgagtattgggagagattcaagaagtt GTATTTAGTGGATGCTGCATATGGAGGAGCCTTAGTGGAAAAGACACCAGCTGCAGCCCGGGACTTAATTTCAAAGATGGCTCAAAATGCACAACAATTTGGTACCAGGTTGAACACTCCCATGAAGACTGTCAATGAGGTTGGTTTTGCTGCACCTATGGACCAAAGGAGAATAGAAAATAGGCTGGAGGAACTCACTTCAACGGTTCGCCAGTTAGCCCTTGATCAAAACCAGCCCCA GATAACACAGAATCATGCAATGGAATCTTCCCTGGAAGACCGTTTCAGCACCAGCCACAACAGA AGGTTCAATGCATCAGGTCAAAGTAATGCCACACCAATGAAGCAACAAGCACAGACATTACCCAAGACAGAACCAAGCTTGAATGACATAGTGCAGCAATTGGCTGCCAATACTCTCAAATTCCAACAACGGACTGACACCACCATACAGAATTTGGAGACACAGATTGGGCAGTTAGCAACTAACATAAATGagctaaggagtcaaggttcagGTCAGCTACCTTCACAGCTAATATCCAATCAAAAGGGAAATGTGAGTGCGATCATGCTGCGTAGTGGTAAAGAAGTGAATGCTCTAGAGAAGGCACAAGAAGAAACTGGTAGAAAAGAAGAGTCGCAGCCCCTCTCAATTCAAAGGGCCAAGCAGCACATCAATAATGATTAG